AACCTGAACCGGGTGTTTCCCGGTAGCGCTACAGGTGACGATGCCAGCCGCTACGCTCACAGTCTATGGGAAAACCTGCTGAAACCAAACGCCGATCTGGCTATTGACCTCCATTCCCAGACCAGTGGTTCGGCTTACCCCCTATACGCCTTTGCGGATTACCGCTTAGATGATTCTGTGCGTATGGCAAGACTAATTAATCCCGACGTTATTCTTAATGACCCGGGTGACCCGGGTATTCTGGAAACCGTCTACAACCGCGCGGGAATTCCTTCCATCACCATTGAAGTGGGTATCGGCCGCTATACCGATCAGCAGATGGTCAGCCGGGCAACCAACGGCATTCTGAATATTCTTAAATCCTATGAGCTGCTGTCAGGGCAAGTGGTCAGTAATCCGGTTTCTTGTGTCGAAGGAGATGAAATCGTCAGTGTACGGGCTAAGCAAGGGGGCTTTGTAATCTGCCACGTTGATCTGTTGGATAAAGTTGACAAAGGCCAACTTCTGGCCACCCAGTATAATAGCTTTGGCGATGAAGTAGACCGCTACACTGCTCCCGTTGATGGCACGGTAATTAGCCATAATGTAGAATCTGTCAGGGCACCCGGCTCTCTGGTGGTAAGATTGATTCGCTAAAACAGCATCATCATAAGCCATTGAAAAATAATAAGTGTCATAAGAGTGTCACCCTGCTGTCGTCACACATTCGGACACTTTTTCGCTAATGTTACTGCCTGAAAAGCAGAAAGGATTTGTAATGATTGTAAGAAAACTCAGGTTGCAGCGCGGCTGGTCTCAGGAACAACTGGCGACTCACAGTGGTTTAAGTATTCGTACTATTCAGCGAATAGAACGAGGGCAGAAACCCGGCCTTGAATCATTAAAAGCTCTGGCTGCTGTATTTGAAACCAGCGTAGATCAACTTCAGCAGGAGCAGGATATGAACATTGAAAACAGCCCCGACCAACAAGAGCAGAACGCCATCGATCAGGTAAGGGCCATCAAAGGCTTTTACTCTCACCTGATAACTTACGCTCTGGTTATCAGCTTACTGTTTGTGATTAACCTGCTGACCAATCCGGGTTATATCTGGGCATGGTGGCCGGCCATGGGCTGGGGTATCGGGATAGTGAATCACGGCCTGAATGCCTTCGAAGTATTCAACTTTTTTGGCCCTAAATGGGAAAAAAAGCAGATAGAAAAGCGTCTGGGAAGAAAGCTTTAACCGATAGAGTTTTCTGAAGACGATTTAGCTATAGAGCCTTGGTGACGCTCAGGCTCTTCTATCGACAGCTTAAAATCCCCGCAAATCCAGCTCAACCTCATCACCCAGCCAGTAAGCGTAAGTGGTGTGGTCAGCCAGATCATCACCGGAATCTGCATGTATCAGTACACTTAAATTGCCGCGATATTTCTCAAGCCAAGGGATAAGTGAATCGAAATCCTCATCTCCGAACAGGATCTGAAAACTCCACTCAGTATGTGGCCCGACAGGTCGCTGAAGCACCCGCCCTACCCACAGTGAAAAATTCTGCTTTATCTGCTTATGCAGATCTTGTGCAAATTCAAGTGTTTCGGCATTAAAGTAGATATGCGCGTGGTAGGATTTATGGCGGTTAACCGGACGTTGCGGATTATTCATTGGTACTCCCTATTACAGCTGAGCAGAGAATAAAACAATCGCAACGCCGATACAAACCAGACCTTACTCGTAATCTGTCGCGTAGGCCTCTTCATACGTGTGAGAGTAGAGCTCAAACAAGTTGCCAAACGGGTCTTCCAGATAAACCATCTTAGCCGGCTTACTGTCGTCTTCCGGATGGTAGCGCATAATGTCCATTCTTACCTTACCGCCAAACTCTTTTGTACGGGCAATAGCGCCTTCAAAATCATCAGTCTGCAGACAGAAGTGGAAAATACCAAGGCGGGAGAAATCCACTTCGTGACGCTCCTGACGCTCTTTCATCTCAAACAGTTCAACACCGATACCATCTGTTGTCACCAGATGAGCAATATTAAAGCCCTTAAAGCCTTCACCAAACACAGCAATACACATTCTGCCGATGGCGGTTTCACGCTCCTCAACCACCTTGGTGTTGTTCATAACCACTTTCAGACCAAGGGCGTTGGTATAAAACTCGACCGCTTTATCCATATCCCCGACCATAATACCGACATGATTCATCTTCATTGCATTGCTCCCGTTTAGGTTATCTTTTGATGATCTAATGGCAGCAGTATATTGGCGGTAGTTAATTAAATGAAATTATCATTAATTATTGAAATGATAATTATATTTTATACATCTAGCGGCTATTATTAACACAGCTTACTTTCATGAGTAATTACTTGCGTACTTATCCAGAATACGCTGCAGTCTTGGTCTGCTTATTTTGAGTACTTCACACGCTTTACCTTTATGGCCACTAACGTCTTCCAGCACTTTTTTTACATGCTTAAACTCTATCTCTTCCAGACTCAATGATTCATTCTGTATTTCTTCACTTAACAAAAGCTCATCACTACTACCTTTAAGATCGTCGAAAAGATCAGCCGTCAGTATGTCTCCGGGGCAAAGCGCGACTGCTTTTGTAAGCGTGTTCTCTAACTCACGTACATTACCCGGCCAGTTATAGCCCCTGAGTATATCCATAGCATCGATAGAAACCTTTAGTACTTTGGTACCCAACTCCTTATTAGCTCTGGCAAGCAAGCTTGGTATTAATTGCTCAAGATCTTCGCGCCGTTCCCTTAAGGGTGACAGATGGATTCTGACTACCTGAAGACGATAAAATAAGTCTTCCCTGAACTGTTTTTTTTCAATCTGAGTTTCAAAGTTAATGTTAGTTGCGGAGATTATTCTGGCATTGGTTTTAATCGCCTGTTTACTGCCAAGGGGAATAAACTCTTTTTCCTGTAATACCCGCAATAACTTTGCCTGAATCGTCGGAGATAACTCTCCAACCTCGTCTAAAAATAAGGTGCCGTTGCGGGCGAGCTCAAACTTGCCGGCTTGATCAGCAACTGCACCAGTAAACGCGCCTTTTTTATGGCCGAACATTTCCGACTCAAGTAGATTTTCTACCAAAGCGGCACAATTAAGCGCGACAAAAGGAGCATCTTTGTTTGTTCCTGCGTTGTGAATTGCGCGGGCAACCATCTCTTTTCCCGTACCAGATTCACCAGTAATCATAACCGAAGCATTAGTTTGAGAAACCCGCCCTATGGTTTTGTAAATCTCTTTCATTGCATTTGAAGAGCCAACCATAGAATTTCCATAGCTGTCAGGTATAAGCACTGCATCCTGACTACTTGATTCCTGATACTCCATTGCAACATTGACAGCCCTATCCAGTTCATCGATATCTATAGGCTTATGGATATATTCGTCTGCTCCCTGCTGCATCGCTTCGATAGTACTTTCCATATCATGAAACGCAGTAATCATAATGACGCGGGAATCTTTACAGGACTGCTTAAACTCTGGTAATCCCTCAAGACCAGATTTGCCTTCCATACGGATGTCCAGAATTATGATGTTAGGCTGAAAAGCCTTCGCTGTAGCGACCCCTTCATCAACACAGCTGGCAACTTTTACATCAAAAGAAAGGGATTGATAGTGAAGCTGGAGAGTTCTGCTTATTCCGTTATCGTCATCCACTATTAGCATTTTTCTCATTTAATTATTGTTCCTTTGATGTTGCCTGTTTCGGTGTAGTGGGAAGCCTGATTCTTGCGAGCGTTCCGGATGAAGAGTGTGGAGACAAGGATATCTTTCCGTCATGGCTATCAATAATCCTTTTTACTATTGCCAGCCCAAGCCCGGTTCCTTTTGCCTTCGTGGTAAAGAATGGCTCAAAAACCTTATCGACCATACATGGATCGATTGGATGCCCATTGTTAGTAATATCAATGATTAACTCTGTACCAGATTCCGTAATCATTATATTAGAGACTATTTTTACCCTTGCATCCTCCACATCTCCTGTGGCCTGAATCGAGTTAATCAATATGTTTTGAATCGCCTGACGCATTTTTACCGGATCAACATACACAGTGGGCAAATTCGAATGAAGCATTAAATCAAAAGCAACCTGAGCGTCTTTAGCCTGTTTTTGCTGGCTTGCCACCGCAGCCTCTAACAATTTGTTGATATCCAGCCAGGTAGGCTGTAATTGTTCGGGTTTCGAGTAGGCAAGTAGTTCTTCAAGAATAGCTTCCATGTATTTTACCTGCTCAAGAGAAATCCTAAACATCTCACTCTTGTTCGCACGTTCCTGAATCTGCAACACCATCTTTATAGAGCTCAAGGGGTTTCTCAAATCGTGCGCTATCATGTTGACGACTTTCCCGACTTCTGCCAGCTTTTCATGCTGAATACGTTCATTAGTCTGCCGCTCAACTTCTTTGGCCAGACGCTTTTCCTCGGTAATATCTTGTTTCACCGCAACATAATACAAGGTACGGTTTTCAACATCTTTCACCGGAGAAATTCTGGCTCGCTCCCAATAGAGCTCTCCGCTTTTCTTTCGGTTATGAAACTCTCCCTGCCACTCTTTGCCCTCTTTGAGAGTCTGCCACAAGCTCTGGTATTCCTGAGATTCCATCTCGCCTGACTGAAGAAACTTAGGGCTTCTGCCCATAACTTCGTCCCGGCTATATCCGGATAACTCACAAAAAACAGGGTTAACATAAACTATCTGCCCGGCAATATCCGTTATCATAACTGAGTTCTGGCTACTCTCCACTGCATGGCTAAGTTGCTGGAGCTGTTCCTGCGCCATTTTATGTTCTGTGACATCTTCTCCCAGCAGTGTCAGGGTAACCGCCTTCTCTTTCGATTCAGTAAATGTTGATGTCCAGGATACTAAGTGAATTTCTCCCGATTTACTGAGCACAACACTTTCACTTTGCGGCTGATGAGTCTGCTGCCTTATCGCTTCATCAAGTGCTTCCTGTGCCTGAACCTGCAACTCATCAGGAATAAACCTTTTAATCCAGGAGTAACCAATCACTTCATCCTTTTGATACCCTACAAGAGACAAAAAATAGTCGTTGCAAAAAGTAATAACACCTGCACGATTAATGCTAACGGCCGCCAGTTGAATATTTTCCAGTGTATGCCGGAACTGTTGCTCATACTGTTTCTGCTCAGTTAAATAGCGCGTTTGAACCCGGTAACGACTAAACAACCATGTTACCAGGCCAGTAATAAAAAAGAGCAAGCCGTAAACCAATAAAAAGTGCTCTACAAATGCCCAGCGGGACAAGTTAAACCTGCTCTCGGGAAATTCTGAAATAATGGTCCAGTTACCATTGTTTGGAGCAGAAACATGGGCGTAGGTGTAGTAGTTATTGCCTTCCAGTATTTGCCTTTTATCTGCAGTTTTCACATGTTCAAATATCGCCGAAGGGATATTGTTCTGGGTATCAATGGCGTAACTGACATCACCACTGTCTGTCGGGTGAATCACGGCAACACCCTGAGGGTTAAACAGATAGACGTGATTGATAAAGCTTGGTGCAACAGTGTAGAGCTTATCGATCAACCTTTTTGCTTTATAGTTGAGAATGATAACGCCAGTCCTGCTACCCTTTTCGTTAAAGACAGGGGTACCGACACGAATCGTCGGGTTAAGTGGCTTTTGCACAACACCTTCTTCAACATTAAGATCCATCGGAGAAATATAGACCTGGCCTCTTTGCAAGTTGTTGGAGTATTGCCAATAGTACCTGTGAGCCTTGTTCTGTAAGTCAGCCTGGTTTACAACTGATATTTCTCCCGCATTGTTATTGATTCGTATCCGCTCCCAACCCTCTGTATCTATATACCGGATCTGATCATAATTTGGGTTATTAGTACTTAGCTGGATAAAGTACTGTTTCAAATCATTAAGTGGCGTTGCGTGGAGTGAAGTTACCTGACGGGTAACATAGGAAAGATTTTTAGCGTCAGCAGACATTCTGGTAAGTGTTTCTCCAAGTACCTCCTCAATTAAATCAACAATAACTCTTTCGTTGTGTAATGCGTATTGTTGATCATTCTTAACGCTAAGGAAGTAATGCACACTCATAACAATGGCTAATGCTAAATAGGCAGGAACAAGCCAGAGAAGAAGCTCAGATACGAAAATTAGTTTTTCCGGTAAAATATTCTCGCTTTCCATATGAGAGCTTCTTATCCTTCTTCGTTCAAACTGAGCCCTGCCAATAAGGACACCATAACAAGGGACTCAATAATAACCACCTGATTGAATTACATTTGTGCGCTTCATCTTAATCAAAATGCCCTTAACAGGCCGCACACTACAACCAATATCAACAGTCTTGTTCTAATAGCAGCCCCATCAACTTAATCGCGTTTGGCTGATGATGATCTCTTAACTCTTTTACCTTTTCAGCTAAAAGCTGTAGCGCTAACACCTTATTGTTTGCAAATACATCTTGAGCAACTTTGAGGCATTCATCATTATCAATAGCGACATCAATCAATAAACTAAAACTTATATCGAACTTATTAGGGTAAAGTGCAGCCAATCTTAGTGCTTGTGCTTTCACTCCACTAGATGAATCAGACAAACCGCGCCTGATAACCGCTGTTACCGCTTCTTTTTGATTTAACTTTATTTTGTCGATATGAAACTCAAGTGAGTTAAACGCACAAAACCTGACATGATCATTTGAATCACTTACCAAATGCAGTAACAGGGGTATCGCCTTTCCGGCAGGTAACACAGAAAGAAAACCCGCCGCTGACTGTTTTGTTAAATCATCACCGTGATAAACAATATTACCTGCCGCTCCCAGCCCATTGTCCACCGCACTGTTATCCGGCAGAGCTTTTTTGATGTTTTGTAATGAGTGGAATATCTCTCTTAGCTCCGATGGCTGGTTTCCAAGTACAGCTTCCAGAAGCAAAGCCGCTGAATAGTCTGAAGGGGACGCTCCCAGTGACTTAATGGCCAATATCTTGTTAGGCAATGTCGGTAGTTTTACGACTTTTTTTCGATTCAGCTCGAGTTCGTCTGCACTATCAAAATTGTCTTTAACCAACTGGGCGTAATCACTCAACGCATCGTCCAGTTCATCGACCATATCAACAATATGTTGCTGCTGATCAGGCTCTGTTGATGCCGCACCAAGTTCTGATTCCAGGTTCGCCTGAGTTATCGCTCCCAACGTTGAGTTTGGAGTGTTAACAATAGTAAGAGGTAAATCGACTCTTTCTTCATACGCTTCCAGCAATGTTTCAAGCTCTTTTGTTTCAAGATCTTTTCCTTGCGGATTTTCAACCTGTTGCTGTCCGCCCGATTCATTAGGCTCATCTTGTTCTATCTGATTTACATCTATGGCGTCCGGATAAGCGTTGCTGCCCAAAATGGCTACTTTAATAAACCTTCTGCAGGTGGCAGATTCAGATTTAGCCAACACGTCAAAGGCAGCCTGTCTGACACTCACACTGAAATGGTATTCTTGTGTGTGTTCATCCATCCGGTGAATATAAGATTGCAATCTTTCCAGAAGAGCTATGTCATAACCTTGTACAGTTGCAACCTTGCGGATAAGCCCAACAAAAACGGCATTGTTCTGTTCATTAGAATCTAAAGCATGTAAATAAAGCTCCAGTAGAGTCTTAGTTTGTTCCGGCTTCAGACAGGAGTGAACTAGAACCTCGGTGGCATTAATTAAAGATTGAGCCGGAGATGCCCAAAGAAGATCGATAACCCGATCAATATGCTCACTATTGATCTCATCAAAACGGGCCAGCAACTCAAACAACTGAGGTCTGGCATTGCGCTCTGAAAGCTCGATATAATTAA
This is a stretch of genomic DNA from Vibrio sp. SCSIO 43137. It encodes these proteins:
- a CDS encoding succinylglutamate desuccinylase/aspartoacylase family protein translates to MASSLNEYIVPMYPTIQALNVDALPAGEHKFWFAVATDAIGHPQTLAVRVFKGEKPGKRIMITAGIHGDEQNGILTAQQLARELTGRDIAGTVTIVPTVNLSGIARHSRDFHSAAPDSSSSNLNRVFPGSATGDDASRYAHSLWENLLKPNADLAIDLHSQTSGSAYPLYAFADYRLDDSVRMARLINPDVILNDPGDPGILETVYNRAGIPSITIEVGIGRYTDQQMVSRATNGILNILKSYELLSGQVVSNPVSCVEGDEIVSVRAKQGGFVICHVDLLDKVDKGQLLATQYNSFGDEVDRYTAPVDGTVISHNVESVRAPGSLVVRLIR
- a CDS encoding 2TM domain-containing protein, with the protein product MIVRKLRLQRGWSQEQLATHSGLSIRTIQRIERGQKPGLESLKALAAVFETSVDQLQQEQDMNIENSPDQQEQNAIDQVRAIKGFYSHLITYALVISLLFVINLLTNPGYIWAWWPAMGWGIGIVNHGLNAFEVFNFFGPKWEKKQIEKRLGRKL
- a CDS encoding DOPA 4,5-dioxygenase family protein; this encodes MNNPQRPVNRHKSYHAHIYFNAETLEFAQDLHKQIKQNFSLWVGRVLQRPVGPHTEWSFQILFGDEDFDSLIPWLEKYRGNLSVLIHADSGDDLADHTTYAYWLGDEVELDLRGF
- a CDS encoding VOC family protein, yielding MKMNHVGIMVGDMDKAVEFYTNALGLKVVMNNTKVVEERETAIGRMCIAVFGEGFKGFNIAHLVTTDGIGVELFEMKERQERHEVDFSRLGIFHFCLQTDDFEGAIARTKEFGGKVRMDIMRYHPEDDSKPAKMVYLEDPFGNLFELYSHTYEEAYATDYE
- a CDS encoding sigma-54-dependent transcriptional regulator, which gives rise to MRKMLIVDDDNGISRTLQLHYQSLSFDVKVASCVDEGVATAKAFQPNIIILDIRMEGKSGLEGLPEFKQSCKDSRVIMITAFHDMESTIEAMQQGADEYIHKPIDIDELDRAVNVAMEYQESSSQDAVLIPDSYGNSMVGSSNAMKEIYKTIGRVSQTNASVMITGESGTGKEMVARAIHNAGTNKDAPFVALNCAALVENLLESEMFGHKKGAFTGAVADQAGKFELARNGTLFLDEVGELSPTIQAKLLRVLQEKEFIPLGSKQAIKTNARIISATNINFETQIEKKQFREDLFYRLQVVRIHLSPLRERREDLEQLIPSLLARANKELGTKVLKVSIDAMDILRGYNWPGNVRELENTLTKAVALCPGDILTADLFDDLKGSSDELLLSEEIQNESLSLEEIEFKHVKKVLEDVSGHKGKACEVLKISRPRLQRILDKYASNYS
- a CDS encoding PAS domain S-box protein — encoded protein: MESENILPEKLIFVSELLLWLVPAYLALAIVMSVHYFLSVKNDQQYALHNERVIVDLIEEVLGETLTRMSADAKNLSYVTRQVTSLHATPLNDLKQYFIQLSTNNPNYDQIRYIDTEGWERIRINNNAGEISVVNQADLQNKAHRYYWQYSNNLQRGQVYISPMDLNVEEGVVQKPLNPTIRVGTPVFNEKGSRTGVIILNYKAKRLIDKLYTVAPSFINHVYLFNPQGVAVIHPTDSGDVSYAIDTQNNIPSAIFEHVKTADKRQILEGNNYYTYAHVSAPNNGNWTIISEFPESRFNLSRWAFVEHFLLVYGLLFFITGLVTWLFSRYRVQTRYLTEQKQYEQQFRHTLENIQLAAVSINRAGVITFCNDYFLSLVGYQKDEVIGYSWIKRFIPDELQVQAQEALDEAIRQQTHQPQSESVVLSKSGEIHLVSWTSTFTESKEKAVTLTLLGEDVTEHKMAQEQLQQLSHAVESSQNSVMITDIAGQIVYVNPVFCELSGYSRDEVMGRSPKFLQSGEMESQEYQSLWQTLKEGKEWQGEFHNRKKSGELYWERARISPVKDVENRTLYYVAVKQDITEEKRLAKEVERQTNERIQHEKLAEVGKVVNMIAHDLRNPLSSIKMVLQIQERANKSEMFRISLEQVKYMEAILEELLAYSKPEQLQPTWLDINKLLEAAVASQQKQAKDAQVAFDLMLHSNLPTVYVDPVKMRQAIQNILINSIQATGDVEDARVKIVSNIMITESGTELIIDITNNGHPIDPCMVDKVFEPFFTTKAKGTGLGLAIVKRIIDSHDGKISLSPHSSSGTLARIRLPTTPKQATSKEQ
- a CDS encoding HEAT repeat domain-containing protein — its product is MHVSETELSATDKGSHTTPDPVSVLIELLENGDEAQRCYSARALISAQAAQEGLDNNLYHEDPDVVIDCANTLFRLGLGNTDRLLEVAQYHPDADARLAAMDALENKMSDEKVEAFMLRCAGGRAEDDILTTTSEWDDWWDIQLKAVEILVSNSRHKYLPEFLSILDSDPEPELESRLYQGIVKHDVDWIINRLPDATLASKRKLIKSLFYSNEQIARVFLFKQLRDEDPIVRKLAVEGLTEKGANEYFWDIVQLLKDTDSGVQKAAMTALKGFSCNDEVDQLRLINYIELSERNARPQLFELLARFDEINSEHIDRVIDLLWASPAQSLINATEVLVHSCLKPEQTKTLLELYLHALDSNEQNNAVFVGLIRKVATVQGYDIALLERLQSYIHRMDEHTQEYHFSVSVRQAAFDVLAKSESATCRRFIKVAILGSNAYPDAIDVNQIEQDEPNESGGQQQVENPQGKDLETKELETLLEAYEERVDLPLTIVNTPNSTLGAITQANLESELGAASTEPDQQQHIVDMVDELDDALSDYAQLVKDNFDSADELELNRKKVVKLPTLPNKILAIKSLGASPSDYSAALLLEAVLGNQPSELREIFHSLQNIKKALPDNSAVDNGLGAAGNIVYHGDDLTKQSAAGFLSVLPAGKAIPLLLHLVSDSNDHVRFCAFNSLEFHIDKIKLNQKEAVTAVIRRGLSDSSSGVKAQALRLAALYPNKFDISFSLLIDVAIDNDECLKVAQDVFANNKVLALQLLAEKVKELRDHHQPNAIKLMGLLLEQDC